The Paraburkholderia fungorum genome window below encodes:
- a CDS encoding HAD family hydrolase, whose protein sequence is MASETGFTALTRPALLQQISRCLGGIVFCAGVLLSGCASHQTPGVTSQPAQSAGQLAAALPSWQDGAARTAIVKFIADVTREGSSTYVPPEARIAVFDNDGTLWSEQPVPFQLSFMIERLKAAAPQHPEWTRNPAYKALLANDTAALAKNSKALLQMLAVANSGMATDEYDRSIRAWLASAKHPVLNRPYTELVYQPQLELLRLLRANGFRVWIVSGGTAEFMRVWAKEAYGVPPEQVVGSEEKLKYEVRDGRPVLIRQPGFDFIDDGPGKPVGIFRSIGKRPILAFGNSDGDREMLEYVASGPGETLALLLHHDDADREFAYDRQSSMARLDKAWDEAKREGWIVVSMKQDWTIVYPPKAGAMQ, encoded by the coding sequence ATGGCATCTGAAACCGGTTTTACGGCGCTTACGAGGCCTGCGCTGTTGCAGCAGATCTCACGCTGTCTCGGCGGAATCGTTTTCTGCGCAGGCGTGCTGCTGAGCGGCTGCGCCAGCCATCAAACGCCGGGGGTGACATCGCAACCGGCGCAATCGGCCGGGCAACTGGCCGCGGCGTTGCCGTCATGGCAGGACGGCGCCGCGCGCACGGCCATCGTCAAGTTCATCGCCGATGTGACGCGCGAAGGTTCTTCCACTTATGTGCCGCCCGAGGCGCGCATTGCGGTGTTCGATAACGACGGCACGTTGTGGAGCGAGCAGCCTGTACCGTTCCAGTTGTCGTTCATGATCGAACGATTGAAAGCGGCTGCGCCGCAGCATCCGGAATGGACGCGTAATCCGGCGTATAAGGCGCTTCTCGCGAACGACACGGCAGCGCTTGCGAAGAACAGCAAGGCGCTTCTGCAGATGCTGGCCGTGGCTAACAGCGGCATGGCGACCGACGAATATGATCGCTCGATTCGCGCGTGGCTCGCCAGCGCGAAGCATCCGGTGCTCAATCGTCCGTATACCGAACTCGTGTATCAGCCGCAGCTCGAATTGCTCCGTCTGCTGCGAGCCAACGGCTTTCGCGTGTGGATCGTGTCCGGCGGCACGGCCGAATTCATGCGCGTGTGGGCGAAAGAGGCTTATGGAGTGCCGCCGGAACAGGTAGTAGGCAGCGAAGAGAAGCTGAAGTATGAAGTGCGCGACGGCAGGCCGGTGCTGATTCGCCAGCCTGGTTTTGATTTTATCGACGATGGTCCGGGCAAACCCGTCGGTATTTTTCGCTCGATCGGCAAGCGCCCGATTCTCGCTTTCGGCAATTCCGACGGCGACCGGGAAATGCTTGAGTATGTTGCAAGCGGTCCTGGCGAAACGCTTGCGTTGCTGTTGCATCACGACGATGCCGATCGGGAATTCGCTTACGACCGGCAGTCGTCAATGGCGCGGCTCGATAAAGCATGGGACGAAGCCAAACGCGAAGGATGGATCGTCGTCAGCATGAAGCAGGACTGGACTATCGTGTATCCGCCCAAGGCCGGCGCAATGCAATGA
- a CDS encoding DUF2092 domain-containing protein, translated as MKRSVFAILTVAGTMLAPHIEAQTASAPVAASAPANPVDPAAIQALQKMGTHLQSLKRFSVTLDLTGERVLEDGQKLQHTAVAQLDVDRPHRVRTVMRSARSEREIFYDGKTVSLYVPQQKYYSTVAFDGNISALVARLHERYGIEFPLADLFVWGTPDAPVDQFESAMFAGQDYIGPDLTDHYAFRQKDIDWQIWITTGDKPLPRKLVITRRDDDARPQSVSIIDWTTSPTFKDSEFTFRPPAGAKKIEVVPVDGKRE; from the coding sequence ATGAAGCGAAGCGTTTTTGCCATTCTGACGGTGGCCGGAACGATGCTCGCGCCTCACATCGAGGCGCAAACGGCGTCGGCCCCCGTCGCCGCCAGCGCGCCCGCGAATCCGGTAGATCCTGCCGCCATTCAGGCGCTCCAGAAAATGGGCACGCATCTCCAGTCGCTCAAGCGGTTCAGTGTCACGCTCGACCTGACTGGTGAGCGCGTTCTCGAAGACGGCCAGAAACTCCAGCACACTGCTGTCGCGCAACTCGACGTGGACCGCCCTCACCGGGTTCGCACAGTGATGCGAAGCGCGAGAAGCGAGCGCGAGATCTTCTACGACGGCAAAACCGTATCGCTCTATGTGCCGCAGCAGAAGTACTACTCGACGGTCGCCTTCGACGGCAATATCTCGGCGCTCGTCGCGCGCCTGCACGAACGGTACGGTATCGAATTTCCGCTTGCCGACCTGTTCGTCTGGGGCACGCCCGATGCGCCGGTTGACCAGTTCGAATCCGCGATGTTCGCGGGCCAGGACTACATCGGCCCGGACCTGACCGACCACTACGCGTTCCGCCAGAAGGATATCGACTGGCAGATCTGGATCACGACCGGCGACAAGCCTTTGCCGCGCAAGCTGGTGATCACGCGACGGGATGACGATGCGCGTCCGCAGTCGGTCTCGATCATCGACTGGACGACCTCGCCCACTTTCAAGGACTCCGAGTTCACGTTCCGGCCCCCGGCGGGCGCGAAGAAGATCGAGGTTGTTCCGGTTGACGGAAAACGGGAGTAG
- a CDS encoding BatD family protein: MISRFVAILFACMLMSTAAHADDAPRTMLRAHLEPAGPVVAGSAVKLVVDTLTTTYFSEAPDWPLFDLHDAFVTLPDDSGQNLNETIDGVRWFGVSREYQIVPRAAGTFEVPSFRITLHPGGSDTPVTLETPTLSFSATLPPGAENMATFFPAPKLTATQVVEPKDGRLEVGGTITRIITQRAEATAPMLIPPLAFGDVDGLRRYAKAPATRVISDGRGGLIAGERVDTVAYVVNRRGHYTLPPIDIEWWNTATKQREMVHLPAVTFTARAAQEKPLWAIPADALAGAARHTVIFLSARDLVLAGVVLACIVAVVAFYSRMRGWVELLSRWWSARRKRRAQGEFAAWRGLRTAVESGAMQRIVPALYRWIDASPRFARPARVAMIDDPQLKPLADAVQQHYTQRTTNTPHVRLDFRRIRPRARKQKRDALPPLNER, encoded by the coding sequence ATGATCTCGCGCTTCGTTGCGATCCTGTTCGCGTGCATGCTCATGTCCACCGCCGCGCATGCCGATGACGCGCCGCGCACGATGCTGCGCGCGCATCTGGAACCGGCGGGACCGGTGGTCGCGGGCAGCGCGGTGAAGCTCGTCGTCGATACACTCACGACGACGTATTTCTCCGAAGCCCCCGACTGGCCGCTGTTCGATCTGCACGACGCATTTGTCACGCTGCCCGACGACAGCGGCCAGAACCTGAACGAGACGATCGACGGCGTGCGCTGGTTCGGCGTGAGCCGCGAGTATCAGATCGTGCCGCGCGCGGCGGGCACGTTCGAGGTGCCGTCGTTCAGGATCACGCTGCATCCGGGCGGTTCCGATACGCCGGTCACGTTGGAGACGCCGACCCTTAGCTTCTCGGCGACGCTGCCGCCTGGTGCCGAGAATATGGCGACGTTCTTTCCCGCACCGAAACTGACGGCGACCCAGGTTGTCGAGCCTAAGGACGGGCGGCTCGAAGTTGGCGGCACGATCACTCGCATCATCACCCAGCGCGCGGAAGCGACCGCGCCGATGCTGATTCCACCGCTTGCTTTCGGCGACGTCGACGGTTTGCGCCGCTATGCGAAAGCGCCTGCCACGCGTGTTATTTCCGATGGCCGGGGCGGCCTCATCGCCGGCGAGCGTGTCGACACGGTGGCTTATGTCGTGAACCGGCGCGGACACTACACGTTGCCGCCCATCGATATCGAATGGTGGAACACGGCGACGAAACAGCGTGAGATGGTTCATCTGCCCGCCGTCACATTCACGGCGCGGGCTGCCCAGGAAAAACCGCTATGGGCGATTCCCGCCGATGCGCTCGCGGGTGCAGCCCGACATACGGTGATTTTCCTGAGTGCGCGCGATCTCGTGCTGGCGGGCGTCGTACTTGCGTGCATCGTCGCTGTGGTGGCGTTTTATTCGCGCATGCGCGGCTGGGTCGAGCTACTCTCGCGATGGTGGTCTGCGCGGCGCAAGCGGCGCGCGCAAGGCGAGTTTGCCGCGTGGCGGGGGTTGCGTACGGCGGTGGAATCCGGCGCGATGCAGCGTATCGTGCCCGCTCTCTATCGATGGATCGATGCCAGTCCGCGCTTTGCGCGTCCGGCACGTGTCGCCATGATCGACGATCCGCAACTCAAGCCGCTCGCCGATGCCGTGCAGCAGCACTACACGCAACGCACCACGAACACGCCGCACGTGCGGCTCGATTTTCGCCGGATACGGCCACGCGCACGCAAACAGAAGCGCGACGCTCTTCCGCCGTTGAACGAGAGGTGA
- a CDS encoding vWA domain-containing protein → MTIDLTAFHFLRPLWLLLLIPAVLLPFAWLRRNDVRARWRAIIAPPLLEHLIVGEKAQRGVRPVHTLAALIALGAVAAAGPTWQEERPPFDQDKAPLVVVLELARSMDASDVAPSRIERAKQKVLDLAAARKGARTGLVVFASSAHLVVPPTEDPAMLELYVPALAPELMPRDGRNAAAGLAIAEQMLQKEQAAGTIVFVSDGFDESGTDAFLRIAKQTKHQLLWLAVGTENGGPVRDAKGDIATDDAGGPIVGAFDAAAIRRITQAASIPLASVRADDDDIEWVQRRAQVYLEAAQESKIVPRWKESGYWLVLPILLIALYSFRRGWTVKWLPILLMTSAALFAPRHAQAASFEWLDLFATHDQQGRWNFDHGNYARAAARFDDPMWKGRAQYLAGDYAGALETFSRIDSAQADFYIGNSLAHMKDYAGALKAYDSAIAKRAGFAEALANRDLVVKLSKDKPDEGDESTTVKPDKIDLQKKKGKEGKPMLVQQQAPSEDTWMRNLNTSPATFMQRRFAQEAQGAP, encoded by the coding sequence ATGACGATCGATCTCACTGCATTCCATTTTTTGCGACCGCTCTGGCTGTTGCTGCTGATCCCGGCTGTGCTGCTGCCGTTCGCGTGGTTGCGGCGCAACGATGTGCGCGCGCGATGGCGCGCCATCATCGCGCCGCCTCTGCTCGAACATCTGATTGTCGGCGAGAAAGCGCAGCGCGGCGTGCGACCTGTGCATACGCTCGCCGCGCTGATCGCGCTCGGCGCGGTTGCGGCTGCCGGGCCGACGTGGCAGGAGGAGCGGCCTCCGTTCGATCAGGACAAGGCGCCGCTGGTCGTTGTGTTGGAACTCGCGCGGTCGATGGATGCAAGTGATGTCGCGCCGAGCCGCATCGAACGCGCGAAGCAGAAGGTGCTCGATCTCGCTGCCGCGCGCAAGGGCGCGCGCACCGGGCTGGTGGTGTTCGCGTCGAGCGCGCATCTGGTAGTGCCGCCGACTGAAGATCCCGCGATGCTTGAGCTATACGTCCCCGCGCTCGCGCCCGAGTTGATGCCTCGCGACGGCAGGAATGCGGCAGCCGGCCTCGCGATTGCCGAGCAGATGCTGCAAAAGGAACAGGCGGCGGGAACCATTGTGTTCGTGAGCGACGGCTTCGACGAGAGCGGCACCGACGCATTTTTGCGCATCGCCAAGCAGACGAAACACCAGTTGTTATGGCTCGCTGTGGGGACCGAAAACGGCGGCCCGGTTCGCGACGCGAAAGGCGACATTGCCACCGACGACGCAGGCGGCCCCATCGTGGGCGCGTTCGACGCGGCGGCGATTCGCAGAATTACGCAGGCCGCGTCGATTCCTTTGGCGAGCGTGCGCGCCGACGATGACGACATCGAATGGGTGCAGCGCCGCGCGCAGGTCTATCTCGAAGCAGCGCAGGAATCGAAGATCGTGCCGCGCTGGAAAGAGTCGGGTTACTGGCTCGTGCTGCCGATACTCCTGATCGCGCTATATAGCTTCCGGCGTGGCTGGACGGTGAAGTGGCTGCCAATTTTATTGATGACGTCGGCGGCGCTGTTCGCGCCCAGGCATGCGCAAGCGGCATCGTTTGAATGGCTTGATCTTTTCGCGACTCACGATCAGCAAGGGCGATGGAATTTTGATCACGGCAACTATGCGCGGGCTGCGGCGCGATTCGACGACCCGATGTGGAAAGGGCGGGCGCAATATCTCGCGGGAGATTACGCCGGTGCGCTCGAAACATTTTCGCGAATCGATTCCGCGCAGGCAGACTTTTACATCGGCAATTCGCTGGCGCACATGAAGGACTACGCGGGCGCGCTGAAAGCCTACGACAGTGCGATTGCGAAACGCGCCGGGTTCGCGGAAGCCCTCGCGAACCGTGACCTGGTGGTGAAGCTCAGCAAGGACAAGCCGGACGAAGGCGACGAATCCACCACGGTGAAGCCGGACAAGATCGATCTGCAGAAAAAGAAGGGCAAGGAGGGCAAGCCCATGCTCGTGCAGCAGCAGGCGCCTTCGGAAGACACGTGGATGCGCAATCTCAACACGTCGCCTGCAACGTTCATGCAGCGGCGTTTCGCGCAGGAGGCGCAAGGCGCACCATGA
- a CDS encoding vWA domain-containing protein has product MWKFEFPWMFVLLPLPALVWWLAPAYRTTASAVRMPFFQEMADVTGERPAPGGVRLRSNWLQRLLMPFLWLLLSIAAARPVFVEAPVTRDLPARDLLLAIDLSQSMSERDFVEGATGEHMDRLTAVKHVVADFIARRKGDRIGLVVFGDGAYPQAPLTLDHDSVLTLLDAMRIGMAGPRTAIGDAIGLAVRLMENTPAQEKVLILLTDGNDTASAIPPEQAARIAKRHGIVVHTIGIGDPQTEGEDKVDLDALARIAQITGGSAFHALGREEDLAAVYSTIDRMTPEKIKREVYRPQREFYWVPLALAVSLLTLYHVLAYLIAWLRAPRRVLVERKEA; this is encoded by the coding sequence ATGTGGAAATTTGAATTCCCGTGGATGTTCGTGCTGCTGCCGCTGCCCGCGCTGGTGTGGTGGCTCGCGCCCGCGTATCGCACGACGGCGTCGGCGGTGCGCATGCCGTTCTTTCAGGAAATGGCCGACGTGACGGGCGAACGGCCCGCGCCAGGCGGCGTGCGTCTGCGCAGCAACTGGCTGCAACGTCTGCTGATGCCGTTTCTATGGCTGTTGCTATCGATCGCGGCGGCGCGTCCGGTGTTCGTCGAAGCGCCCGTCACGCGCGACCTGCCCGCGCGCGACCTGCTGCTCGCCATCGACCTGTCGCAATCGATGAGCGAGCGTGATTTTGTCGAGGGTGCAACCGGCGAGCACATGGACCGGCTCACCGCGGTGAAGCACGTCGTCGCGGATTTCATCGCGCGGCGCAAAGGCGACCGCATCGGCCTCGTGGTGTTCGGCGACGGCGCGTATCCCCAGGCGCCACTGACGCTCGATCACGACAGCGTGCTCACCCTGCTCGACGCGATGCGGATCGGCATGGCGGGTCCGCGTACGGCGATTGGCGACGCAATCGGCCTCGCGGTCAGGCTGATGGAGAACACGCCCGCGCAGGAGAAAGTGCTGATCCTGCTGACCGACGGCAACGACACCGCGAGCGCGATTCCCCCCGAGCAGGCGGCGCGGATTGCGAAACGGCACGGTATCGTCGTACATACGATCGGCATCGGTGATCCGCAAACCGAAGGCGAAGACAAGGTCGATCTCGACGCGCTTGCCCGCATTGCGCAGATCACGGGCGGCAGTGCGTTTCATGCGCTAGGCCGCGAAGAGGACCTCGCAGCGGTCTATTCCACGATCGACAGAATGACGCCGGAGAAGATCAAACGCGAGGTGTACCGGCCGCAGCGCGAGTTTTATTGGGTGCCGCTCGCGCTCGCTGTGTCGCTGCTCACGCTGTATCACGTGCTGGCGTATCTGATTGCGTGGCTGCGCGCGCCGCGTCGCGTGCTGGTCGAACGGAAGGAGGCGTGA
- a CDS encoding DUF4381 domain-containing protein translates to MSGPPLSTLVPRDTPAALQPLRELPLPDTVSYTPQTIGWLFVAVLLIAVLAAFAWRARRRYERARYRREALAELARIEANLNDDTTRVAALAGIGPLIKRTALAAAPRAQVASLSGAAWLDYLRQHGAFDDESGALLYTASYAPAARVATISPQQAQRLAQTARGWIESHHVEI, encoded by the coding sequence ATGAGTGGGCCGCCCTTGAGCACCCTGGTGCCACGCGATACGCCAGCCGCGTTGCAGCCGCTGCGCGAATTGCCGTTGCCCGACACGGTGTCTTACACGCCGCAGACCATCGGCTGGCTGTTCGTCGCAGTGTTGCTGATCGCGGTGCTTGCCGCGTTCGCATGGCGCGCGAGGCGCCGTTACGAGCGCGCACGCTACAGGCGTGAAGCGTTGGCGGAGCTTGCGCGCATCGAAGCGAATCTGAATGACGACACCACGCGTGTCGCCGCGCTCGCCGGGATCGGTCCGCTCATCAAACGTACGGCGCTCGCTGCCGCGCCGCGCGCGCAGGTGGCGTCGCTGAGCGGCGCGGCGTGGCTCGATTATCTGCGTCAGCACGGCGCATTCGATGACGAAAGCGGCGCGCTTCTGTACACCGCGAGCTACGCACCGGCGGCGCGCGTCGCGACAATCTCGCCCCAACAGGCGCAGCGTCTTGCGCAAACGGCGCGCGGCTGGATCGAAAGTCATCATGTGGAAATTTGA
- a CDS encoding DUF58 domain-containing protein yields the protein MMPSVEGSIGSVYVDAAHLVQLEWRARGLSFVAPAPVSSILSGRQASRMRGRGLNFEELRGYLPGDDIRHLDWRVSLRTGKPHVRVYTEERDRPLLVVVDQRMSMFFGSSRAFKSVVAAEAAALAVWMGFAAGDRVGGVVFGDDEIVRVRPLRSRSRIDMLFNAIARMNASLAAESPARTNYLQLNAALEGVLQIASHDFLVCIISDFAGANERTRGLLRQLSTHNDVVATLVYDPLWQRMPEHRALVVSEGRLQVELRIEHERVRAPLASLFSGRAAEIAELLRASGVPLMALSTAEPVVDQVRRLFGERPRHVPGSGI from the coding sequence ATGATGCCGAGCGTGGAAGGATCGATTGGAAGCGTGTATGTCGATGCCGCGCATCTCGTGCAGCTGGAATGGCGCGCGCGCGGCTTGAGCTTCGTCGCGCCCGCGCCGGTATCGAGCATTCTGTCGGGGCGTCAGGCGTCGCGTATGCGCGGGCGCGGCCTGAACTTCGAGGAACTGCGCGGCTATCTTCCCGGCGACGATATCCGTCATCTCGACTGGCGCGTCAGTTTGCGAACGGGCAAGCCGCACGTACGTGTCTATACCGAAGAACGCGACCGGCCGCTGCTCGTCGTCGTCGATCAGCGGATGAGCATGTTCTTCGGATCGAGCCGCGCGTTCAAGTCGGTGGTCGCCGCCGAAGCTGCCGCACTCGCGGTATGGATGGGGTTTGCCGCAGGCGACCGGGTGGGCGGCGTGGTCTTCGGCGACGATGAAATCGTGCGCGTGCGGCCATTGCGCAGCCGCAGCCGCATCGACATGCTGTTCAACGCCATCGCGAGAATGAACGCGTCGCTCGCTGCCGAGAGTCCGGCGCGCACCAACTACCTGCAACTGAACGCCGCGCTCGAAGGCGTGTTGCAGATCGCGAGTCACGATTTTCTGGTCTGCATCATCAGCGATTTCGCGGGCGCGAACGAGCGCACACGCGGGCTTTTGCGCCAGCTATCCACACACAACGATGTGGTCGCGACGCTGGTCTACGACCCCTTGTGGCAGCGGATGCCCGAACATCGCGCGCTGGTTGTCAGCGAGGGGCGCTTGCAGGTTGAACTGCGCATCGAACACGAACGTGTGCGTGCGCCGCTTGCGAGTCTTTTTAGCGGACGTGCTGCCGAGATTGCTGAATTGCTACGCGCGAGCGGCGTTCCGTTGATGGCGCTCTCGACGGCGGAGCCTGTCGTCGATCAGGTGCGCCGGTTGTTCGGCGAGCGGCCGCGTCATGTACCGGGGAGCGGGATATGA
- a CDS encoding AAA family ATPase yields MRDTILRFEASIGEAVIGQEAVVRQILIALLADGHVLLESLPGLAKTRTVKAIAARLAVTMKRIQFTPDLLPSDITGGETLLQSGSERTLRFQPGPIFGNLILADEINRAPAKVQSALLEAMEERQISVAGETHLMPGLFLVMATQNPIEQEGTYPLPEAQMDRFLLKVLIGYPSPQNEADMLRLLRRESEGTVTQFDTLSQETVIAAREQARRVAVAPAIDEYIVSLVNATRHGATLDADLGKWIEVGASPRGAIGLDRASRVHAWLDARDFVTPDDVRAVIHPVLRHRLLLSYDANADHVSADQVIDRLVEKVAVPA; encoded by the coding sequence ATGCGCGACACCATTCTTCGTTTCGAAGCGAGTATCGGGGAAGCGGTCATCGGTCAGGAGGCGGTCGTGCGGCAAATTCTGATCGCGTTGCTCGCCGACGGTCACGTGTTGCTCGAAAGTCTGCCGGGTCTCGCGAAAACGCGAACCGTGAAGGCCATCGCCGCGCGCCTCGCCGTGACGATGAAGCGCATCCAGTTCACACCCGACCTGCTGCCGTCCGACATCACCGGCGGCGAGACGCTGCTGCAATCGGGCAGCGAACGCACGCTGCGATTTCAGCCGGGTCCGATCTTCGGCAACCTGATTCTCGCGGACGAAATCAACCGCGCGCCGGCGAAGGTGCAGTCCGCGCTGCTCGAAGCGATGGAGGAACGGCAAATCTCCGTAGCGGGCGAAACTCACCTGATGCCTGGCTTATTCCTCGTGATGGCAACGCAGAATCCCATCGAGCAGGAGGGCACGTATCCACTGCCCGAGGCGCAGATGGACCGGTTCCTTCTCAAGGTATTGATCGGTTATCCGTCGCCGCAAAACGAGGCTGACATGCTGCGCCTGTTGCGGCGCGAGAGCGAAGGCACGGTCACGCAATTCGACACGCTGTCGCAGGAAACGGTGATCGCCGCGCGCGAGCAGGCACGGCGCGTTGCGGTGGCGCCCGCTATCGACGAATACATCGTGTCGCTCGTCAACGCGACACGCCACGGCGCCACGCTCGACGCGGATCTCGGCAAGTGGATCGAAGTGGGCGCGAGCCCGCGCGGCGCGATTGGACTGGATCGCGCGAGCCGTGTGCATGCGTGGCTCGACGCGCGCGATTTCGTCACGCCCGACGACGTGCGCGCGGTGATTCATCCGGTGCTGCGGCATCGGCTGCTGCTGTCTTACGACGCGAACGCGGACCACGTGAGCGCCGACCAGGTGATCGACCGGCTGGTGGAAAAGGTCGCGGTGCCCGCGTAG
- a CDS encoding formylglycine-generating enzyme family protein — MSERAAQPIHPVLGDGTKGPAGMAWVPGGDFMMGSDSKLAQPNERPAHEVRVHGFWMDEHHVTNAEFRKFIEATGYVTTAEKKPDWKTLEVQLPPGTPRPPDSALQAGAMVFVGTKEQVSLQDYSRWWRFVPGANWRHPLGPASNIDGKDDHPVVQVSYEDAEAYAKWVGKRLPTEAEWEFAARGGLDQATYAWGNQFAPDGKQMANVWQGQEAQPFPVVNAKAGGAAGTSPVGSFPANAYGLSDMTGNAWQWVADWYRADQFRREAATDGVVNEPIGPVSSWDPADPGVPVEAPKRVTRGGSFLCNEAYCLSYRPSARRGTDPYNSMSHLGFRLVMDKDIWDKTHGNAVTTAAR; from the coding sequence ATGAGCGAACGCGCCGCGCAGCCGATTCACCCCGTACTCGGTGACGGCACAAAAGGGCCCGCCGGCATGGCGTGGGTGCCCGGCGGCGACTTCATGATGGGCAGCGACAGCAAGCTCGCGCAGCCCAACGAGCGACCCGCCCACGAGGTCCGCGTGCATGGGTTCTGGATGGACGAGCATCACGTGACCAACGCAGAATTCCGCAAGTTCATCGAGGCGACCGGCTACGTCACTACGGCCGAGAAAAAGCCCGACTGGAAGACGCTCGAAGTGCAGTTGCCGCCAGGCACGCCACGGCCGCCCGACAGTGCGCTTCAGGCCGGCGCGATGGTGTTTGTCGGCACGAAGGAACAGGTGTCGCTGCAGGACTATTCGCGCTGGTGGCGCTTCGTGCCGGGCGCAAACTGGCGGCATCCGCTGGGTCCGGCAAGCAATATCGACGGCAAGGACGATCACCCTGTCGTGCAGGTATCCTACGAAGATGCCGAGGCTTACGCGAAGTGGGTGGGCAAGCGCTTGCCGACCGAAGCCGAATGGGAATTCGCCGCGCGCGGCGGACTCGACCAGGCAACCTACGCGTGGGGCAATCAGTTCGCCCCGGACGGCAAGCAGATGGCGAACGTCTGGCAGGGCCAGGAAGCGCAGCCGTTTCCGGTCGTCAATGCAAAGGCGGGCGGCGCGGCCGGCACGAGTCCGGTCGGTAGCTTTCCGGCGAATGCGTATGGTCTCTCCGATATGACCGGTAACGCGTGGCAATGGGTGGCGGACTGGTATCGCGCGGATCAGTTCCGGCGCGAGGCGGCGACCGACGGCGTGGTGAACGAGCCGATCGGACCTGTCAGTTCGTGGGACCCCGCCGATCCCGGCGTGCCGGTCGAAGCGCCCAAGCGCGTCACGCGCGGCGGCTCGTTCCTCTGCAACGAGGCTTACTGCCTCAGCTATCGCCCGAGCGCACGGCGCGGCACCGATCCCTACAACAGCATGTCGCATCTCGGCTTCCGGCTTGTGATGGACAAGGACATCTGGGACAAGACACACGGCAACGCAGTCACAACCGCCGCGCGTTAA